A stretch of the Gammaproteobacteria bacterium genome encodes the following:
- the vanZ gene encoding VanZ family protein → MNGAGIEFAAPGAVRSTAPARGLVAALRRGAGFSLELWVAAGRNDPPRHARIVSCSRDIFARNFTLAQQGHDLIMRLRTVRTDANALKPFVQVRDAFVTHAIQHVVVTYDFTRQRVYVDGRRRFDAAMPGGGFGNWDDGHYLVFGNELTGQRPWLGKLYAVTLWDRALGSGEIERLFSAGAEAREPQRRGALAGYDFSGTRALREPPGIAPALEIPRYLIRGSDDFLKWPHGPLSSNARETSEILANIVLFVPLGVLLFTPARRRFDGGLKFAAAVVAIAALTTVSFESIQYFLPGRTSSLIDAFANTVGAALGVALQAVVLKIPLKSVS, encoded by the coding sequence ATGAATGGCGCGGGAATTGAGTTCGCCGCGCCGGGCGCGGTGCGCTCCACAGCGCCGGCGCGGGGGCTTGTTGCCGCGCTTAGACGCGGCGCCGGCTTTTCGCTGGAACTCTGGGTGGCTGCCGGGCGCAACGATCCGCCCAGACACGCGCGAATCGTGTCCTGCTCACGCGACATATTCGCGCGAAACTTTACCCTGGCGCAGCAGGGCCACGATCTGATCATGCGCCTGCGCACCGTGCGCACGGATGCCAATGCGCTCAAGCCGTTCGTGCAGGTCAGGGACGCGTTCGTCACGCATGCCATTCAGCATGTGGTCGTGACCTATGACTTCACGCGGCAGCGCGTCTACGTCGATGGCAGGCGGCGCTTCGACGCCGCGATGCCGGGCGGAGGCTTCGGCAACTGGGACGACGGCCATTACCTCGTATTCGGCAACGAGCTGACGGGCCAGCGGCCTTGGCTCGGCAAGCTTTACGCCGTCACCTTGTGGGATCGCGCGCTGGGAAGCGGCGAAATTGAGCGCCTGTTCTCGGCCGGCGCCGAAGCGCGTGAGCCGCAACGGCGCGGCGCGCTGGCAGGCTACGATTTCAGCGGCACGCGCGCGCTGAGGGAGCCGCCCGGAATCGCGCCGGCGCTTGAGATACCGCGATACCTGATTCGGGGCAGCGATGATTTTCTGAAGTGGCCGCACGGACCACTGTCCTCCAACGCACGCGAAACAAGCGAAATCCTGGCCAATATCGTGCTGTTCGTGCCGCTGGGCGTGTTGCTGTTTACACCCGCGCGGCGCCGGTTTGACGGCGGTCTGAAATTCGCCGCGGCTGTCGTGGCCATCGCCGCGCTGACCACCGTAAGTTTCGAGTCGATCCAGTATTTTTTGCCGGGACGTACCTCGTCGCTAATCGATGCGTTCGCCAACACCGTCGGGGCCGCGCTGGGCGTTGCTCTTCAAGCTGTAGTTTTGAAAATTCCCTTAAAGTCCGTGTCTTAA
- a CDS encoding DUF427 domain-containing protein, translating into MSLTISHGPLAGKPAEANYRIEGPARRLFFESFPRRVRAIFDGETVLDSSGGKLLHETGLLPQLYVPREDVRLDLCEATDRATHCPYKGDASYWSVRGQNRIAENAMWAYPEPQDAARWLRGYLAFHWDAMDTWLDEDEEIQGHLRDPYHRVDVRESSRHVQVIAAGHLVAETRRPKVLSETGLPNRFYIAPEHVRSELLEPSATRTVCPYKGTATYRTVTLDGHRIADAAWVYEQPLENALKVRDHLCFLARGVKVEVDGDRAA; encoded by the coding sequence ATGAGCCTGACAATTTCCCACGGCCCGCTGGCGGGCAAGCCGGCTGAGGCGAATTACCGCATCGAAGGTCCCGCGCGACGCCTGTTTTTCGAAAGTTTTCCGCGCCGCGTGCGCGCCATCTTCGACGGCGAGACCGTGCTGGACTCGAGTGGCGGCAAACTTCTGCACGAAACCGGCCTGCTGCCGCAGCTATACGTGCCGCGCGAGGACGTGCGTCTCGATTTATGCGAAGCGACGGATCGCGCCACGCACTGCCCGTACAAGGGCGATGCGTCGTACTGGTCGGTGCGCGGCCAGAATCGCATCGCGGAGAACGCGATGTGGGCCTACCCGGAACCACAGGACGCGGCCCGCTGGCTGCGCGGATATCTCGCGTTTCACTGGGATGCGATGGATACCTGGCTCGACGAGGACGAAGAGATTCAAGGCCATTTGCGGGATCCCTACCATCGGGTAGACGTGCGCGAAAGCAGCCGCCACGTGCAGGTCATCGCCGCTGGTCATTTGGTCGCCGAAACCCGGCGGCCAAAGGTTTTGTCTGAAACCGGCCTGCCGAACCGATTCTATATCGCGCCCGAGCACGTACGCAGCGAACTGCTGGAGCCGAGCGCGACGCGCACCGTGTGTCCTTACAAGGGCACGGCGACTTATCGCACGGTCACGCTCGACGGACATCGCATTGCGGACGCGGCATGGGTTTACGAGCAGCCACTGGAGAACGCCCTGAAAGTACGCGATCATCTGTGTTTTCTGGCGCGTGGCGTAAAGGTCGAGGTCGACGGCGACAGGGCTGCGTAG
- a CDS encoding universal stress protein, translating into MKDLIVHVESSARCTARIEYAARMARRLNARLAGVYALQAPVMPLDDGLLQGLEGAVTAPESLEYNAQISHAEGEAAEETFNRCVARHAVAARWRTMAGGAADVMIAYARFADMAIISQAHAGGEDIAADVALRAGRPVLVVPHTERLSAAADHVMVAWDASREAARALHDAMPLLRAALRVTLLSIGPAEKMPPGVDIVEHLAAHEVQVESEHDDGGERDRGSCLVARTAELGCDLIVMGAYGHSPLRQRVLGGTSSYVLKHMSVPVLMSH; encoded by the coding sequence GTGAAAGATTTGATCGTGCATGTTGAGAGCTCGGCGCGCTGTACCGCCCGCATCGAGTATGCGGCGCGCATGGCGCGGCGGTTAAACGCGCGGCTGGCGGGTGTATACGCCTTGCAGGCGCCGGTTATGCCGCTGGATGATGGTCTGTTGCAGGGGCTGGAAGGCGCGGTTACCGCACCGGAAAGTTTGGAATACAACGCGCAGATCTCACATGCCGAGGGCGAGGCCGCCGAAGAAACATTCAATCGCTGCGTTGCCCGTCATGCGGTGGCAGCGCGGTGGCGAACGATGGCCGGCGGTGCTGCTGACGTAATGATTGCCTACGCGCGATTCGCTGATATGGCGATAATCAGTCAGGCGCACGCGGGCGGCGAGGACATCGCCGCTGATGTGGCATTGCGGGCGGGGCGACCGGTGCTGGTCGTGCCGCACACGGAGCGTTTGTCGGCGGCGGCTGACCACGTCATGGTCGCCTGGGATGCGAGCCGCGAGGCGGCGCGCGCGCTGCACGACGCCATGCCGCTGCTGCGCGCGGCCTTGCGCGTGACCTTGCTGTCGATCGGCCCGGCGGAAAAAATGCCGCCCGGCGTAGATATTGTCGAGCATCTGGCGGCTCATGAAGTGCAGGTCGAATCCGAGCACGATGACGGCGGCGAGCGGGATCGGGGCAGTTGCCTGGTGGCCCGTACCGCGGAACTCGGCTGCGATCTCATCGTCATGGGCGCGTACGGGCATTCACCGCTACGGCAGCGCGTTCTGGGCGGGACCAGCAGCTACGTGCTCAAGCACATGAGCGTGCCCGTGTTAATGTCGCATTAA
- a CDS encoding superoxide dismutase: MAHTLPELPYPKNALEPHISAETMEYHHDKHHKTYIDTVNQLIDGTDLKNASLEEIINGTDNQKLFNNASQAWNHNLFWQCMSPDGGGAPQGELASAIESSFGSFDDFKKEFKTTATSVFGAGWAWLVKDKSGKLAARDLKHAGRNPIAEGETALFGLDMWEHAYYIDYRNVKADYVDHFWEVTNWDFIARNLDK; the protein is encoded by the coding sequence ATGGCACATACGCTTCCCGAACTGCCTTATCCAAAGAACGCGCTCGAGCCGCATATCTCGGCCGAGACCATGGAGTATCACCACGACAAGCATCACAAGACCTACATCGATACGGTCAATCAGCTCATTGATGGCACGGATCTCAAGAACGCATCGCTGGAAGAAATCATCAATGGCACAGATAACCAGAAGCTGTTCAACAATGCGTCTCAGGCCTGGAATCACAACCTGTTCTGGCAGTGCATGAGCCCCGATGGCGGCGGTGCGCCACAAGGCGAACTGGCCAGCGCCATCGAGAGTAGCTTTGGCTCGTTCGATGACTTCAAGAAAGAATTCAAGACCACCGCCACGTCGGTGTTCGGCGCCGGCTGGGCCTGGCTGGTGAAGGACAAGAGCGGCAAGCTCGCCGCGCGCGATCTAAAGCATGCCGGCCGCAACCCGATAGCGGAAGGCGAGACCGCGCTGTTCGGTCTGGACATGTGGGAGCACGCCTATTACATCGACTATCGCAACGTCAAGGCAGACTATGTGGATCATTTTTGGGAAGTCACCAACTGGGACTTCATCGCTCGAAACCTTGACAAATAA
- a CDS encoding DUF2892 domain-containing protein, with translation MSEGAPSGTVRVRAWPDEERAERAPNNVSDGERVLSAVAGGLLMISGVRRLSLSGLVLTALGGALAYRAASGHCAAYERLGIDNSANQNGSVSETQPTQNSDESYSGSNR, from the coding sequence ATGTCTGAAGGCGCGCCCAGCGGAACGGTAAGAGTGCGCGCTTGGCCGGACGAAGAACGTGCCGAACGCGCGCCCAATAACGTCAGCGACGGCGAACGGGTACTGTCCGCTGTCGCCGGCGGCCTGCTGATGATCAGCGGGGTGCGGCGGCTGTCGCTAAGCGGCCTGGTGTTGACCGCGCTAGGCGGCGCGCTGGCCTATCGCGCCGCGTCGGGTCATTGCGCTGCGTACGAGCGGCTGGGCATAGATAATTCCGCGAACCAAAACGGTTCTGTGTCTGAAACGCAGCCGACGCAAAATTCGGATGAATCGTATTCCGGCTCGAACCGATAA
- a CDS encoding response regulator: MKPTILLVDDERAILFAIREYIAAYGFEVDCARDKQEALNLLAGRSYAVLITDLRLFRRRGYRRAGHRGVCARTQPDAAHHPADRIRHA; the protein is encoded by the coding sequence ATGAAACCTACCATTCTGCTGGTCGACGACGAGCGCGCCATCCTGTTCGCCATACGCGAATATATCGCCGCTTACGGCTTTGAAGTCGACTGCGCGCGCGACAAGCAGGAGGCCCTAAACTTATTGGCCGGGCGCAGCTATGCGGTGCTGATCACCGATCTGCGGCTTTTTCGGCGGCGGGGATACCGACGGGCTGGACATCGCGGCGTATGCGCTCGCACGCAACCCGACGCCGCGCACCATCCTGCTGACCGCATACGGCACGCCTGA